The Biomphalaria glabrata chromosome 17, xgBioGlab47.1, whole genome shotgun sequence genome segment ATTAAGTGCTGGAGATTGATATTAATTAAAGCTACACGAGTTTATTACTTTAATTAGTTGGTTGTTGTTTAATTACAATAAGAAAGCAATGACacatagtttttttaaaaatattaatggaAAGATACTCCATGTTTCATTCGGTGGCCACTCAACTCAATGGGTGAAAAAACTGAATATGTCATCAAAGCGCCAATAGAAGTAGATTCTTTGCTCATTATTTCTATAAATACCATgatgaaaaatgtaatttgggAAATTGATAATAAACAAATTTGAATTTTCTTGTTATGTTACTCTACAGGAGAGGGAGGATGATTTGTTATATGGGGGGAGGTGGTGGTAAAAAGAGGTGATTTTAGGTGTTATGTAATATTCAAACATTCCCTATATACATTTCTACTTCTGCTTGTGAAATATATTATTTGGTATAATTTAGTACattttccataaaaataaaattatgttgtcatcaacaatgaataattgtgaaaaagtttaacttgattcaagaatgggagaataaatgtgtaaaagatTTGGACCAAACTGACATACAgatggagtgagttgataaaagggAAGGTAAAACTTCTGGTAAAAATATTGTTACCCTATGGAGAATACTGAGACAAACAGCCCTGAAACAACTCCATTTGTGTCCAAGTTGTCCTCAAAACCAACCTCCCTgttaaatgtaaaacaaaagaggcaaacaaaaacaaaaacatattgtaaatattcaaatcttagcattttttaaataaagcaaTCAGAGAAAATATAACCATTTTGAAATTAACTATAATtccttttagttttaaaatacatgCTTGAAATGTAagaatacatttattttgtaaatttcaattaacatttacaaagaaaaatttataCATCAACCTTTtcctcaaaaaaacaacaaaaaactgttGGACTTACAAAGCACCAATCAGTAAACATTTCATAGAAGGCACAACAGTGGCACCAAAGAAAGTTCCTGAGATGACAAGACCAATAATAATGACCCACAACTTGCTATGAAATAAAAAGACATTAAGTGCATTCAGAGAGATGAAACTTTATGTAGCTCTTTAGTTATAATAACAGGGCGATGGAAAAAGAATGTGCGAAAACCATTTTGCTACATTTAACTcattctctcctaattgatgatGCCAATGTTGATTTGGCCCCCATTAATCTAAAtggatttttggatttataaactttaatttgtattgtgtaaaaagagcatgctttctctaacaatttaataccaaatatatttttttctgataaacaaaataagttattgaagtttaatcataacaggatatagtgaaatacaaatgaccAAAACAAATGATACTAtcgaaacaaagaaaataattatggagagaaagaatttaaaaagaaaaaaaaacaattgataccAAGTTGGACACAAGTGTTGTATCTAATTTCAAGCTTTTATTTCAAGTGTTCTAAAAGCTGCACTGAGACAATGGCATTTGTTTTCACACTCAAGCACACAAATTGACTTCTGCTGAGGAGTCACCATTtatagtataaataaataagtgatTTTCCTACAAAGATGAATTGAAATCGACAAGTTGAAATCAACACTCAGTTTAACAAGAATAACTCCTGTATCAAATGACCAATAATTCAATCAGGTACAATGCTTctgaaatgaaaaaattaaTGATGATTTTGGGACATTCTTTTACAATTCCCTAACAACTGAGAATAAGACATGTGCCTCTTGTTTGatatgtaaacatttcttttaataaatcctgcactgtgcttgctctgcctggacagcctccaccatgggGAAGTGCAGTCAGGGCGTCTCATGCActcccagactccactggccatttgggacttgtcccagcactcaaacaaCTTTTCCATTTCCATTTTTTTGGATTGGAGCCAGAGCAAGGTGAGTTTTTATCATGCTCTGGCTACAATCCAAACAATGGAAAACTCACAGCctgcttataaaaaaaaatttttttttgctgacaagggacaaattttatttaaagaaaccAACTTACACAGGTAAAAAAGACAGAAATGGAGCTGGTCCTATCAGAAGAAATGCTATTCCACACATAAAGTTGCCAAGAATTATCATCGGAGGATTATATCCCTATGAATAGGATAGAAAACaccattttgaaaaacaaacatgaatcaaattaagtttaatttttagcacccatgaaagggaaaaaagatgctattagttttgagtgaaatgtctgtccatctgtccgtcatgttgagatatcgtaaactagaaaagatataaaaaatccgacatcataatattttagtccattcaaaaagcaacggctacttttttcttttctaaaagcgaaaaatctaattttttaaaatcacttatgcaagcagttttttcataaaaatacaacaattttagAACTAGGCCTATCcactatttatagtaacaaacactggaggctctttagtaggggagatgactgtttgccatatttttaacacatttatgcaaacggttggcAACCATGGCTACAAAAGCAGATTACCTGATTGTAATCTACTGATTGTAAACTCCCAAAGACCaaatttcaactttttaaaaccaatttgTTAATTCAATACCTAATATGTAGTCCAGCATGTTACTCAAGTCATTAAGATTTGGACATGTTTCATGGAGCACTGGTTCAATGTTAATAATaaaggaaatattttaaatataaaaaaagcattcCTAGACTAGTAAGACTGTCAATCAAATGAGTCATAACTATTTGGAATAAATTATTTccttacttttattttataatgaatctgccttttattattgttttataatgaATCTGCCTTTTATATCTTCAGTATTTTAAATAGTACTTATTACACATAAAATCAATTTATCAATCATGCAGGTCACAgttagtaaaaaataaaatgggttTTAAAGTTGGTGAAAAATACAATTACTTGTATTTTCTAATTTGAGAGCTATTTAATGCCTAAAAAGTTATCAAGTCTGAAGAACCTACTGTTCTGTCACTAATATAGCCCCATAGAGGTGATGTTAATCCATAAAGGCCAGGTGATATGACAAATAACAAGCCTATTGTAGATGTGGATAAATTGAACTGAAATAAAACGAAAAGTAGAGaacatttatgtaaaaaaaatgaaattcaattgacaaaaataaaatacttgcaTTCATCTGCAAATTACAAATATTACTCATAACTAATCTTTTCATTTAAAGATTCacatctttaatttaaaaagccattaaaaatttatataaccctaatttaaaaaaaaaacttaagtacCCTTTCCAGTCCTTGTGATCTATGATTCagctgatgtaaaggtaatctgtttctgatTCTATGGCCGAGGTAAATACGGGTGTCTATCCTATTTACTAACCAGATTTACTTTCCCGAATAAGTCAGGTGCCCTTTACagaagatcctgaaattcaaaatcccagtcttcatcaagattcaAACCTGAAACCTCTCAGTTCAGAAGCAAAGCATTGTTTCAGACATCCACCACACCcaaaaaattattaaagaagtAAAACTATATTCACCTCTTTCAAATAATTAGCAAAAATTGGATCAAGGTACACAATGGCTATACTACTGGCTAATATGCCGATTGAAGAAAACCATACAATAGGACTCATCAATAATTTCAGTATGCTGCCTTTTCTTTCAAAATTACCatctgaaagaagaaaaaaatgaaacaaatagaaaaaatactTCAACATTTATTAAAACTACTACTTTCTATTAAATAAAACTTACAATTGTTGAAAATTACTACTAActtatattaattaaacataAGTAGTTTAACAAAGCTGTTACCATGTGGAGCTGGAAGAATGCAAAACATCAACATGCCATTAGCTAAAATTGCAGCACCAATCACAAAGAAAGGTAAACTGTAGCCACCAGCCTGTTATGAGGAAAAtcgttttaataataataataataatttaatttatagagcgctgttaacaaacaaaatgtaggctcaaggtgctgtgataacattacaaacataaacatgagagctaaaataataaactaatctGAACAAGTTTTAATGGAGTTGTTACTAATTTCTTCAGATTCATTTGATTGTTGTGTTTACATCTCGCTCTGTGCTTAGTTTTTGTTAGTCTATAGTAGAAATCTAAAGCGTTTTAGGACAATATATGGTGGTTTTAATTATTAGTTAGTGCCAACTATAATTAGttaataacaggagaatctaGATATCCATCtttttatagtttcaacttAAACAGATAGTTAAACATTTGACAGATGGTTTGGAAGCATTGGCCTATAGATCCTATAGTTTGCCATActgagatctagatttcttgatCTAGAGGGACTATAATATACTTACAGAGCATTCGAGTAATCAGCCCTAGAAAAAAGCTTTAACATATTCATCCACACCCCACACTCTGCCCTAAAATCAACAGCTATAACGTTAGCGTGTGCTGGATTGGTCAGATAGGCCTAGTCTAGCATGTGATATGTCTCTATATGTCGACTAGTTGCTATAAATGGTGAAAAGACTGCCATGTGTTTTTCCTTGtgcataaaacacacacatttttaatagtttctaaTGTGATCGATGTGCATAATATATCAGGAACTACTGCTATATGAAAGACATAACTAAATAATAGTTGACGTTTATGTCAATAACCAtataacaatgtttcaactacTACATATACAAAATgtatgtttttgtgtttgtagTTTACgcccagtcttttttttttaatcttgcaAGATAATTTGTAAAAACATCTGACGTATTTCTGATGTTATTGCAGATATAGATttcacaaaaaataaacaaacaaacatagaaCCTTACAGTCAGATTATTTAAATGGGTTTAGAACAAACATACATATTGTTAGTTGCATCATAATATCATAGTATTCATGACAGAGGCTAGTAAGCCTATATAATGCCTGTATCTCAATGGTTGAATAGTTAAGTTACATTGAGATATACTAGagcaaaaaaactaattttagcAGCTGTTGATTGAATAATTGAATTATCCGTAAGTTTATTCAGTTGACTTAAACATGTTAAAAAAGGTGAATATCTTGTGACATTAGCAGTTGAAAAGTAATGGAAATAACATGGTTTAGCCATTGTTTATAACATAACCatgtaacttttttaaaaagtaggtcagagattcggaACAACCCCATTGTAATAATATAATGTTTGCAAATTGCTTTGGTTTAATAAGTTGTagataaaacttttaatagtaCCTCATAAAGAAATCCACCTATAGCTGGTCCAGCCATTAGACCTATACCATAAGTTGTTTCTAAAAAACCCTAAGAAAGATAATAAACATAGGACAAAGTTTAATAGATAATTGCAAATAGTTATTTTGACATAATGAActataatgcctttaaaaataacattacaaTACAGAGGCTGTGGCCTTGCTGAAGTTTTCTACTTTTAGAATGTGAGGATACAATTTTACAATACAATAAAATGTAGGGGGGTTCCAATTTGTATTAGATAAAACTATTTGGCAACTTCGTATTTCCTACTTTCAAAAACTCATTAGATTTTGatcgcttaaaaaaaaaaggttttaacaTCTAGCAAACCAAAACTCTTGACTGCCTTTTATCAATGAAAATGTGGCCTcagaaaaatagttttattgtAAAATGCTCACAACAATACTTACAACATGAGAAGATGAAACTTACAAAGACAGTGGCTACATGTTTAGGAAATTCATTTGAGATGATTGCTAAAGATGAGGTTATTAGAGCAGAGAGTCCTAATGCTTCAACAGTTCGGCAAGCAAAACAGATGATAATGAAAGGCAAGCCTGATGGACTTCTATCAAGGATActgtttgaaaaaacaaaacaaatgttagtGAAAGAACAAACACCAAGTGTAAAAGGAAAATAAGAGACAGTTTCAGTTATATACCCTTAATTAATTAACGATTTATGCTACTCATTCTTGACCAATCCTACAGAACTGAATCAAATCCTGAAAATGATGACAAATGTTGaaatgaagtttttcattttatatgtcagtgacaaaaatgtttatttgaatTCATCAAAAGTGTTCTCCAGATCATGCAGCATAGGTTTTTAAATGTTGACTGCTATTtgatgagaatttttttttatgatgtacTGTTTTTTGCACATTaggaattattatatattattatggtTGAAACTATTTACATTGCTAATTaataccctttttttttgttattttgtattGTCACATGTTATTACTATTTATGTGATCTTTTTAGCTTCAATAAAGAGGGACAAAAGCttcctaaaaaataaacaagaaactaACCTAACTTAAATGAAAGTTTTGATAGTCAAACCTtacccaaataaaatagaacaaGATCCTCCAACTAATATgccagaaacaaacaaaaactttggACCAATTCTTGTCAGCTATTTAGAAAAGAGGCATaggtattaaaatattattgtaggctataaatataaaacttaaGTCAGGGTCAAtgaaaaattattaaactaaacatTTGATATGCTGTTGTCATGCATATTATTCAAAAGATGCGATTACTTATAGCCTACATAAAAAGGGACAAACTGATCTAACTTAGTAAAAGTTGGTTTCAATATTCAAAAGTCAGGTGGAGGTTGATATTAACCATTTGAAACACAGTTATGATGTTACAGTTAAAATCACTGGATTCATTCCATATATCAtcaaaaaaagcatcaaaaaaggatggctgcctggacgtgcggtttgcgcgctgaactgtcgttctgatttatcgacggtcgagggttcaaaccctgcctgctcccatcccccgtcgtcctgcgggaggtttggactaggaagtaaactatcttcaactctgaaggaacatccgaaacaatgtaaaacattttacaagcattaTGACTTAAGTTGTTGAGCTGATGACTACATGTTAACATGGAGGTGAGTGTGAGAAACTGAAGTTTTTAAGTGAAATTTGAGGATAATTCTCAATGCTTTGTGATCCCAATATAAGACCTTAATAAACTCTAAATGGAAAAACATTATTGAATTTTATTACAGTAGAGTACAGAAAACTTTAGTACCGAGGTGCCAGAGTTTGTAAAAATTCGGGGCTATCATAATTGgggtttgaaaagaaaaatagagaaaatacaacaaagaaaaaaaactgcccaaatacaattaaatgaaCTTATACAAGAATAACAAgaatgttatgtggccagcacaactttacttttccaaaactaatgtcaagtagccattagagttaggtACACTCACAGCACCCACAAGCTAGACTAGGTCCcaatattaaaaatatcaaGATTTTACTGGGACTTGAACCAGAAACCTCTTGGTTAGGAAGCCAAAtggtttaccactcagccaccagacCCCATTTATTGCTACAACTGTCTTTTTCTTGATTaaagaaatgtaggcctacaaagttCTGTTGTTGCGTCCACACTGTATGAATGCACTCTCTGTGGCTGCTTCATCATCAAGATGATGATTGGATAAGCGCAGTTTTTATTCCCTTTGCCAGCATGCAGcctagttaaatatatttggCTTATTGGGTTATTAAGTGCCAATGTAAACAATacatcattataaaaagttgtaaaataTCCTTACAAAGTTTCCATAAATTGGAGAGGAGATAAAGATAACTAGCTGGAATAGGCTGAAAATTAATCCTGTAACTGTTGTGGAGACACCTTTATACTCTGCCtgtaaacacaaaattaaacaaCTTATCTTAAAAACTGATAGCAACAGCCTGCAATGGGAAGTTAAAACTTAtcgtatattttattataaccattatatagatagacaaaaataaaaagttaaacttAGGTAACAGATTGTTATATATGAGTTCCACAACAACTCTAAGTTAAACTATATTATcttattaaaatacaattattataactagataactttcacAACTTGAATAAAGTATTGAGGCAGTTATTCTACAGTGACATGATGTATACAAGTTTTtactatgtttttattttaggttCAGGATTTTCtagcataaaatatataaagtcaTATCTTTTAGTATTGCCTTGTACAATAAAAacgccaataaaaaaaaacaaccaagaaaaacattaaaaatatttttttaagaaacaaagcttatatgaactataattgtatcaattaatttagatcagtcatggaattaaatttgtaacagatctagaccaacaaaaataaatctgtgtgattagaaatatatttaccaatttttttttgtttaaactatgTCATACTCATGATCCTATTACTTACCAGTTGAGAaaatgggaaagggggggggggggaagaaagaaaggaatatcTGTCTGAATTTACTGTATTTGGGTTTCAAAttcatttacacaaaaaaattaatatgcctaaataaaaaaaaaggggggggggacgacctgaattcgaactcatggctcacgcCTAGTTAATctgacattctaaccactctgctggAGGcgtggtagctgagtggtaaagcctTTGGCTTCCAagctggggtcctgggttcaaatttgggtgaagactggtatttttaatttccagATCTTCTggtgcctctgagttcacccagctctaatgggtacctgacattagctggggaaaagtaaaggtggttggtcgttgtgctggcaacatggcacccttgttaaccgcaggccacagaaacagatgatcttaacatcatctgccccatagaccacaaggtctgaaaagggaaccactctgctagtggttATGACTAACGAAGGTTTAATAGttatgtttgtttcaaagcagtgacctataaaggggactaattcagcttatgctACCACATCAgtaaagtacaatttctttcccttgtaccAATAGTTAATTCAGATGTTACCTCCCTCTCACCTCTTGTGGAAAAAATGGAGCCAGCAAAGAGTAGCCACATCCAGTAAAGAAATTAGCCATGGACAATAGAACTATGACCAATTTATTTCTTCTGGTCAAGCGTCGAAAagcaaacttttctttttcttctgttttatttttgacTGCAGTAGCACCCAGTGGTACAATAGCCAATGGTGAATCAACAGTATCGTTTTGTATGGCATCTGAAACAAAATGTCTAATGTGACACATCCgcattacaaattaaaaaataaactaacaaaatataaaattactgattactatttcattgaatttttattaatatGCAAAAAAGTGATATCACCATTTAACAAATCTTGTAATACagtggtatgacaaagtagaagaTACCAAACTCTGGGAGATGTTCAAAGAAAAATAGAGATGCAGATCTTTGGATTGTAGAGGAAACGAATGGGTCACATCTTAAgagggtctgaaagggaaactaaaactaaaaagagAAATGTGTCTCTttgtttacacatttattttaaaataagttataGCTTTGAAATTAAACACACAATAAAATACAGTTATGGTACAACATGGTATGCATGTTGGCAAAACCAAAAATTTAGAGTCAATGGAATTAAATCTAACTGAAGTGCATATTAGCTTACATGTTACATTCATTGATAATTATCTTCCTTTGACTATTTAGATTATCAAAATCTAAATTGTATTCAGGCTACTTTCGATGTACAGCTAGTATCTCTTTTTGATATGTCTGGCATACAAGATCTAGGGAATAAAGCTCTGGAAATATAAAAACCAGGTGCACAGAAATGGTAGAGATTAAGTTCAAGGAAtacagtaaaacaaaaaaagcattCCTTCTAGTGTATTCTTTataaatagttgaataaataccAGCTCTTTTAAAAGCAATTTATTCAAAACAATATACTGGTGTAAGTTTTGCTATTTCatggattaaaaaaatacagcGAATCCtccaacattttcttttttaaatttaagttttgCATGTAGAAATGAATCCTCTTTGTTGACTTCCTTATGATATTAGTAATTAGTGTAacagatgtttgtttgtttgacatgctTCAGAATTTCTTTCAGAATTGAAAATTGTAACATCCTAACTCAAACTTCctggagggaagggggggggggggcaggaccATGGAAACAACAGTCCTTtgtgcataccacatgaccaggaagATGTGTTGAATCTTCTAGATCTTGGCtttgacttatttttttttatatttatatacagaCTTGCTTTTATTTTCCTATGTTCTCTGGTACTTCAAACTTTGGgtcataaaattaataaatatcatTCATATGGTTCAGTTCTTTCATgttctaaaatataaaatactgatgGCCACTCTTGTACTCTTTAATAAGGCCCCATCTGACCCAGTGACAGTTAGTTATTATAAAACAGACTTAAACTAAAGAGACTGACCTGCGCCATTTGTTTTGGTAGTCACAGAATCAGACTTTATGAGAGGTGAAGATTCACTTGTCTCTGTCATGTTTTAAAGAATCAAATGTATATCTGCCAAGTGGGGTAAATAAAATCTCTATATTTCACttgtatattatagatctagtaatgacATATAAGACCCAATCACTAACGCACATGAGGAAGTACATAAAGTTTATCCAGCGTATATTGTAGGCTATATCATTTCTATTAGGGAACACTCTAGCTGTTCATcacttacaaaacaaaaaaaaagataaaaagaaaataccagGGCTTAgtttgtatctagatctagatctgattaTCTTTTATTACCCAGATATCCACCATCAAATATGCACAGCTGCAAATGAATAGGCCAAAATAATTCCTTTAGACTTATGTATTAATAATCTGTATTTTTCTCAAAAGCTTTTGTGATGTgatcttttttatatattgataatttagatatagatcttttttttttttcaatatggtTATCTACAGGTTCTGTTATAGCACAGCAATCCaaatttaatgtttaatgtCAGACACATTGTTTAGATCAGTGAttcacaaacttttttgtctcgtagactcCTTGCTATGTTTTCTGGTGTTTGGTAAACTCCCCCTGCCTAACTTGTATTGCATTTTGCTAATTCATCaactccattttttttacactaatttctaactgtagtgagttgaagagtaaaaggTAATTTAAAGCTTCATTTCAAGTTacagagatctatctttttttattgataaaattcaaatttgaaccaattaaaataataattaatatactgGAAACACTAAACATACTGGAAAtatgtgtatttcttgatcttttctgtgcggaactgttttcactaacatgcgaaggcgagtaactggtgcctaaaccagtaagctttagCAAGAGGGACTCATAAGCCTAGGATTgcaacccacctagcagaaaGAGAACTGAATTcgaacctctgctgccttgcagctatagccaaacatgggaaaggaatAATAAAGAGCcagcgacccttaggcagtttgatACACCCTTCCAGAGCCTGCGATTCCAAACTGTAAAATCCATGGCAGACTGCCTCCGAGCAGGAAGGGTCGACAGGGCAAACAGGGCTCTAGTCTAGAATGCCAACTGAAAAGGGCCCTCTtcacgctttttttttcatcttgcaTACATATTTGAAATTTGTTATCATGTCAGGAAGGCAGAAGGTTCCACATGTATCCAGTTGTCTGGGGGTCGAAATATTTTCTGTGGAGGGCCTGTACACGACATAcaaaaaattgtaaacattttagaTAACTTGTAAAGTAGAAAGTTAATGGAGGACCcgtaacacattataattctaaTTTCATAACATTTACTTATTCAAATGGTGGTTGAGTGTAAAAGTGCAAGGCTTTCAAACTGAGGGGTCGTGGGATCAAATCTAACCTTAACCCTAAATTTCTGAATTTAAAAGATGCTCCTCAATTCACCCAACTTTgaggggtacctgacataagtttgggaaagtaaaagtggttggtcattgtgc includes the following:
- the LOC106068085 gene encoding MFS-type transporter SLC18B1-like isoform X1, whose protein sequence is MTETSESSPLIKSDSVTTKTNGADAIQNDTVDSPLAIVPLGATAVKNKTEEKEKFAFRRLTRRNKLVIVLLSMANFFTGCGYSLLAPFFPQEAEYKGVSTTVTGLIFSLFQLVIFISSPIYGNFLTRIGPKFLFVSGILVGGSCSILFGILDRSPSGLPFIIICFACRTVEALGLSALITSSLAIISNEFPKHVATVFGFLETTYGIGLMAGPAIGGFLYEAGGYSLPFFVIGAAILANGMLMFCILPAPHDGNFERKGSILKLLMSPIVWFSSIGILASSIAIVYLDPIFANYLKEFNLSTSTIGLLFVISPGLYGLTSPLWGYISDRTGYNPPMIILGNFMCGIAFLLIGPAPFLSFLPVKLWVIIIGLVISGTFFGATVVPSMKCLLIGALEVGFEDNLDTNGVVSGLFVSVFSIGKFCRKRHFHLFIHPIQPLDSYRTGRYLRVTLKLHDKHLNLFCNSFITLCSFISPMMAGVLVDEIGFRNGAIFVSGINFCVMIISSIFFTLRWYRRPSLADDVYVRYDSIVPQAMTNERVEISFSAEFSKTKDSHP
- the LOC106068085 gene encoding MFS-type transporter SLC18B1-like isoform X2, yielding MNVTYAIQNDTVDSPLAIVPLGATAVKNKTEEKEKFAFRRLTRRNKLVIVLLSMANFFTGCGYSLLAPFFPQEAEYKGVSTTVTGLIFSLFQLVIFISSPIYGNFLTRIGPKFLFVSGILVGGSCSILFGILDRSPSGLPFIIICFACRTVEALGLSALITSSLAIISNEFPKHVATVFGFLETTYGIGLMAGPAIGGFLYEAGGYSLPFFVIGAAILANGMLMFCILPAPHDGNFERKGSILKLLMSPIVWFSSIGILASSIAIVYLDPIFANYLKEFNLSTSTIGLLFVISPGLYGLTSPLWGYISDRTGYNPPMIILGNFMCGIAFLLIGPAPFLSFLPVKLWVIIIGLVISGTFFGATVVPSMKCLLIGALEVGFEDNLDTNGVVSGLFVSVFSIGKFCRKRHFHLFIHPIQPLDSYRTGRYLRVTLKLHDKHLNLFCNSFITLCSFISPMMAGVLVDEIGFRNGAIFVSGINFCVMIISSIFFTLRWYRRPSLADDVYVRYDSIVPQAMTNERVEISFSAEFSKTKDSHP